One Prosthecochloris marina DNA window includes the following coding sequences:
- a CDS encoding phosphoenolpyruvate carboxylase yields MITSTTSVVDYEKAKLDFDLLLECFREVLHNFGEKKLAEHLSWKDGTLALNRLPNVGRGVQAYSIVFQLLNMAEENSAAQLRRHLETQEGTASLSGLWGDALIHLRKIGLTETRIAEELSDIFVEPVLTAHPTEAKRRTVLEQHRELYLLLVKLENQMWTPAEREDIRKEMKVVLERLWRTGEILFEKPSVAAERQNVIHYLYNIFPSVLPMLDKRLVQAWTSAGFDAGILDDPRNFPRLCFGSWVGGDRDGHPFVTPEVTRQTLIEMRQYALRLVHHHLFQLASRLSLSERFQSPTPAMIQRIEQLTEMTGEKGDTAAEKNPKEPWRQFLNLMIAALPPEPDEHESYDETAPPGIYTHQGELLSDLELLRDALLAIGADNIAKTEVSPVYRIVQTFGFYLGKLDIRQNSRFHDLALSQLMTAAGLNGGDFPDWSEEKRIAFLNSELLSPRPFTHPDMTVGSEAATLLRCYRTLGDHLKRYGQDGIGSLIVSMTRNVSDLLVIYLFAREVGLMTTYEGKDACMVPVVPLFETIDDLKKSPEILRGFLDHPLTIRSTAYQQEKNGRKKPLQQVMVGYSDSNKDGGIGASLWNLYRAEEQLLETGRKRGVDILFFHGRGGSISRGAGPTHRFIRAQPHGSLEAGLRVTEQGETIAQKYANRISATYNLELFMAGVAEARLAHRESRKSPLEVEQIIDFLAEESNRAYRELIDTEGLLDFFHQATPIDIIESSRIGSRPSRRSGKQSLDDLRAIPWVFSWNQARFAISGWYGFGTALKKLRDTRPDAFDIIRGKDFSWAPLRYIASNVATSVATVDPEIMQEYALLVEQPEPRQRILDTITAEYLRTKQFLDLLYDGSLEETFFNVFRFIRVRQDGLSALHRLQIDLLKRWRDHKKSGKEKEAEAMLPELLLTVNAIASGLRSTG; encoded by the coding sequence ATGATTACCTCAACGACAAGCGTAGTCGACTACGAAAAAGCAAAACTCGATTTTGATTTACTTCTGGAATGTTTCCGGGAAGTGCTCCACAATTTCGGAGAAAAAAAGCTTGCCGAGCACCTCTCCTGGAAAGACGGAACTCTGGCCCTGAATCGCCTGCCCAATGTAGGACGGGGAGTTCAGGCATATTCTATTGTCTTCCAGTTACTCAACATGGCTGAGGAAAATTCGGCCGCACAACTCCGAAGACATCTTGAGACCCAGGAGGGCACCGCATCTCTTTCCGGTCTCTGGGGTGACGCCCTGATTCATCTTCGAAAAATCGGGCTCACGGAAACCCGCATAGCGGAAGAACTTTCGGACATTTTTGTAGAGCCTGTGCTGACAGCTCATCCTACCGAGGCAAAGCGGAGAACAGTGCTCGAACAGCACCGGGAACTTTATCTGCTTCTCGTGAAACTTGAAAACCAGATGTGGACCCCCGCCGAACGGGAGGATATCCGAAAAGAAATGAAGGTTGTTCTGGAAAGATTGTGGAGAACCGGTGAAATTTTGTTTGAAAAACCATCCGTAGCAGCCGAACGCCAAAATGTCATTCACTATCTTTACAATATCTTCCCATCCGTCCTCCCCATGCTCGACAAGCGGCTGGTCCAGGCATGGACAAGCGCAGGCTTTGATGCCGGTATTCTGGACGATCCGCGAAACTTTCCGCGTCTTTGTTTCGGAAGCTGGGTAGGTGGGGACCGTGACGGTCACCCGTTTGTCACACCCGAGGTTACCCGTCAGACACTGATTGAAATGCGGCAGTACGCCCTGAGGCTGGTGCACCATCACCTCTTTCAGCTTGCTTCCCGGCTCAGCCTTTCCGAACGTTTTCAGTCCCCCACCCCGGCAATGATACAACGTATAGAACAACTCACGGAGATGACCGGGGAAAAAGGAGATACCGCTGCCGAAAAGAACCCCAAAGAACCCTGGCGCCAGTTCCTCAATCTGATGATAGCCGCGCTCCCCCCGGAGCCTGACGAGCATGAATCCTATGATGAAACCGCACCACCGGGAATCTATACGCACCAGGGTGAACTGCTTTCGGACCTTGAACTCCTCAGGGATGCTCTTCTTGCCATTGGGGCCGATAACATTGCCAAAACCGAAGTCTCTCCGGTTTACCGGATCGTGCAAACTTTCGGATTTTATCTTGGCAAACTCGATATCAGGCAAAACAGCCGCTTTCACGATCTCGCCCTTTCTCAACTCATGACCGCAGCCGGATTGAACGGCGGAGACTTCCCCGACTGGAGCGAGGAAAAACGCATCGCATTTCTTAACAGCGAGCTCCTTTCGCCACGTCCTTTCACCCATCCCGATATGACTGTCGGATCCGAAGCCGCAACACTTCTGCGCTGTTACCGCACGCTCGGAGACCACCTGAAACGGTATGGGCAAGACGGCATAGGTTCATTGATCGTCAGCATGACACGAAATGTTTCCGATCTGCTCGTGATATATCTTTTTGCAAGAGAAGTCGGCCTGATGACCACATACGAAGGGAAGGATGCCTGCATGGTTCCCGTAGTACCTCTTTTTGAAACCATTGATGATCTGAAAAAAAGCCCGGAGATTCTCCGCGGCTTCCTTGACCATCCCCTTACAATCAGAAGCACCGCCTATCAGCAGGAAAAAAATGGTCGCAAGAAGCCCCTCCAGCAAGTCATGGTAGGGTACAGCGACAGCAACAAGGACGGCGGTATCGGAGCAAGTCTCTGGAATCTCTACCGGGCTGAAGAACAACTCCTCGAAACCGGCCGCAAGCGGGGAGTCGACATTCTTTTTTTTCATGGCCGAGGCGGCAGCATCAGCCGAGGTGCAGGGCCAACACACCGCTTCATCAGAGCCCAGCCACACGGCTCACTCGAAGCCGGCCTCCGGGTAACCGAACAGGGAGAAACCATTGCCCAGAAATACGCAAACAGAATCAGTGCAACTTACAACCTTGAACTCTTCATGGCAGGCGTTGCCGAAGCAAGGCTCGCCCATCGTGAAAGCCGGAAAAGCCCGTTAGAGGTCGAACAAATAATAGATTTTCTCGCGGAAGAAAGCAACAGGGCTTACCGAGAACTTATCGATACGGAAGGCCTCCTTGACTTTTTCCATCAGGCTACCCCGATCGATATCATAGAATCGAGCAGGATCGGCTCCCGCCCTTCGCGTAGAAGCGGGAAACAAAGTCTCGACGACCTGCGTGCAATACCCTGGGTATTCAGCTGGAACCAGGCTCGTTTTGCCATATCCGGATGGTACGGTTTCGGGACCGCTTTGAAAAAGCTCCGAGACACACGACCGGATGCATTCGATATCATCAGGGGAAAAGATTTTTCCTGGGCCCCGCTCCGCTACATTGCAAGCAACGTCGCAACGAGTGTTGCAACCGTAGATCCCGAAATCATGCAGGAGTATGCCTTGCTTGTCGAACAGCCCGAGCCCCGGCAAAGAATTCTCGACACTATCACTGCTGAATACCTTAGAACAAAACAGTTTCTCGACTTGCTTTACGACGGCTCCCTCGAAGAAACATTTTTCAATGTGTTCCGCTTTATCAGGGTGCGCCAAGACGGACTAAGCGCACTGCACCGCCTCCAGATAGACCTGTTGAAAAGGTGGAGAGATCATAAAAAGTCGGGAAAAGAGAAAGAAGCCGAAGCCATGCTGCCGGAACTGCTGCTCACGGTCAACGCCATTGCGAGCGGGCTGAGATCGACAGGTTAA
- a CDS encoding YifB family Mg chelatase-like AAA ATPase — MLSQLSAAALIGIDALKVEVETNVSGGLPSFTVVGLPDNAIRESRERILTAIKNSGFNLPPKKITVNLAPADVKKEGTAFDLSIAIGLLGSLQEVSNKLEETLIIGELALDGSLRRINGALPIAMMASRENLKRIILPLVNAEEAAIAVAASQSTIEVHGVETLSDTVSLLRDPSHCKPMEVDVERLFQDHPEYPVDFADIKGQATAKKAMEIAAAGGHNLIMIGPPGSGKTLLAKALPGILPPLNFEESLETTKIYSVADKLSNGKPLMTHRPFRNPHHTTSNVALIGGGTMAKPGEVSLAHNGVLFLDELPEFTRNALEVLRQPLEDNEVTVSRISLTTNYPACFMLVAAMNPSPAGALKDQDGNLTATPQQIQRYLSKISGPLLDRIDIHIDVPKVDNLELFSTAKGESSEVIRNRVITAREKQANRFSEGNAPGIHANAQMTTRLIKKFCPLDKPCATKLMEAMERLNLSARAHDRILKVSRTIADLDGSDNIEMPHLIQAIQYRSLDRDFWNY; from the coding sequence ATGCTCTCTCAGCTCAGCGCTGCCGCCCTAATCGGGATAGATGCTCTCAAAGTAGAGGTCGAAACCAACGTTTCAGGAGGCCTGCCTTCATTTACTGTTGTCGGCCTGCCGGACAACGCCATACGCGAAAGTCGGGAAAGAATCCTGACCGCAATAAAGAACTCGGGCTTCAACCTTCCGCCCAAAAAAATCACGGTGAATCTTGCACCCGCCGATGTGAAAAAAGAAGGTACCGCTTTCGACCTTTCGATCGCGATCGGACTGCTCGGTTCACTGCAGGAAGTAAGCAATAAGCTCGAAGAAACGCTTATCATCGGGGAACTGGCTCTCGATGGATCACTCAGGCGCATCAACGGAGCTCTGCCCATAGCGATGATGGCCTCGAGAGAAAACCTCAAGCGGATCATCCTGCCCCTGGTCAATGCAGAAGAAGCGGCGATAGCGGTCGCCGCCTCACAATCGACCATAGAAGTGCACGGTGTAGAAACTCTTTCCGACACTGTCAGCCTGCTGAGAGATCCCTCTCATTGCAAGCCCATGGAAGTTGACGTGGAAAGACTTTTTCAGGATCATCCCGAATATCCGGTTGATTTCGCCGATATCAAAGGTCAGGCAACCGCCAAAAAAGCGATGGAAATCGCAGCTGCAGGAGGCCATAACCTCATTATGATCGGCCCGCCCGGAAGCGGCAAGACGCTTCTTGCAAAAGCACTGCCCGGCATTCTTCCCCCATTGAATTTCGAGGAATCACTCGAAACGACAAAGATTTACTCGGTTGCAGACAAGCTGAGCAATGGAAAACCGCTCATGACCCACCGTCCTTTCCGCAACCCGCACCATACAACAAGCAATGTTGCACTGATCGGCGGCGGCACGATGGCAAAACCCGGTGAAGTCAGCCTCGCCCACAATGGAGTCCTTTTTCTCGACGAGCTACCGGAGTTTACAAGAAATGCCCTCGAAGTCCTTCGCCAACCGCTTGAAGACAATGAGGTAACCGTTTCACGCATTTCTCTCACTACGAACTATCCGGCCTGTTTCATGCTGGTGGCCGCGATGAACCCAAGTCCGGCTGGAGCCCTCAAAGACCAGGACGGCAACCTGACCGCCACACCGCAGCAGATTCAACGATACCTGTCGAAAATCTCCGGCCCCCTGCTCGACCGGATAGACATCCATATCGACGTTCCCAAAGTTGACAATCTGGAACTGTTTTCAACAGCAAAAGGGGAAAGCTCGGAGGTGATTCGCAACCGGGTCATAACCGCGCGAGAAAAGCAGGCAAATCGTTTTAGCGAAGGAAACGCTCCCGGCATTCACGCAAACGCCCAGATGACAACCAGGCTCATCAAAAAGTTTTGCCCGCTCGACAAACCCTGCGCCACGAAGCTCATGGAAGCCATGGAACGGCTGAACCTGTCAGCCCGAGCCCACGACCGCATTCTCAAAGTCAGCCGAACCATCGCCGACCTCGACGGATCGGACAACATCGAAATGCCCCACCTGATCCAGGCGATACAGTATAGAAGCCTCGACAGGGATTTCTGGAATTACTGA
- a CDS encoding type II toxin-antitoxin system RelE/ParE family toxin, with translation MNTFIRSNEFDRWLSNLSDQKAKARILARLRSAMHGNFGDCEPVGEGVSEMRIHVGAGYRVYYTRTGTTVYFLLGGGSKSTQRKDIKNLKKLARKIKETEQ, from the coding sequence ATGAATACTTTTATTCGATCAAACGAATTTGACCGATGGCTTTCCAACCTTTCAGACCAGAAAGCAAAAGCAAGAATCCTGGCAAGACTTCGGAGTGCGATGCATGGCAATTTCGGTGATTGTGAGCCTGTCGGCGAAGGCGTATCGGAAATGCGCATCCATGTCGGAGCAGGTTATCGAGTATACTACACTCGAACAGGAACTACCGTTTACTTCCTGCTAGGCGGGGGCAGCAAGTCAACTCAGCGAAAAGATATCAAGAACCTAAAAAAACTAGCCAGGAAAATCAAGGAGACAGAACAGTGA
- a CDS encoding addiction module antidote protein codes for MNSEFATFDIADYLDNEEVITEYLSAATEDPNPDVFIAALGDVAKARGMTQIAKDSGLGRESLYKALSAGSHPRFETINAVLHALGVKIAIIPADRRQKKTS; via the coding sequence GTGAATAGCGAGTTTGCGACATTCGACATAGCCGATTATCTGGATAACGAAGAGGTCATTACCGAATATCTTTCCGCTGCAACGGAAGATCCGAATCCTGATGTTTTTATTGCCGCTCTCGGTGACGTTGCTAAAGCCCGAGGCATGACACAGATCGCCAAAGATTCGGGTTTAGGCAGGGAGAGTTTATATAAAGCGTTAAGCGCAGGATCACATCCACGATTTGAAACAATCAACGCTGTCCTTCATGCCCTTGGTGTAAAGATTGCCATCATTCCAGCCGATAGGAGACAGAAAAAGACTTCGTAA
- a CDS encoding YybH family protein → MDNNELTAALEKILDRYLDAWNKKDLKTLDRLSADDGEFYGSDPEEVMDKQALMAMFSRFFEDTTSSYLYTVDSRKIRITPDGKSAIIMERITFLEWSPKIPMCQTLHVINTNGHWTIDFICWGFVIKNDDVGKLNDVL, encoded by the coding sequence ATGGATAACAATGAGCTGACCGCGGCACTTGAAAAAATATTGGATCGATATCTGGACGCATGGAATAAGAAAGACCTCAAAACGCTCGATCGGCTTTCCGCTGATGACGGGGAATTTTATGGATCGGATCCGGAAGAAGTTATGGACAAGCAAGCATTGATGGCAATGTTTTCCAGGTTTTTCGAGGATACGACAAGCTCTTATTTGTATACCGTTGACTCAAGAAAGATCCGAATTACTCCTGACGGGAAATCGGCGATAATCATGGAAAGAATCACCTTTCTGGAATGGAGTCCGAAAATACCGATGTGCCAAACATTGCATGTAATCAATACAAACGGTCACTGGACAATCGACTTTATCTGCTGGGGATTCGTCATAAAAAATGATGATGTAGGAAAATTAAACGACGTGCTGTGA
- a CDS encoding class IV adenylate cyclase, with the protein MSRNVEIKARIDNLEDLERKIEEIADGKPSEIIQDDTFFRCTNGRLKLRTFSNGSGELIFYKRPDESGPKECFYLISKTPEPETLRKTLDLAYGPVGRVQKRRMLYFIGRTRIHLDRVEGLGDFLELEVVLADGESSKDGVDEAKAIVCRLGVNDSQLIEGAYVDLLQQHGAP; encoded by the coding sequence ATGTCTCGAAACGTTGAAATAAAAGCCCGTATCGATAACCTCGAAGACCTTGAACGCAAGATCGAGGAAATTGCCGATGGAAAACCTTCTGAAATCATCCAGGACGATACCTTTTTCAGATGTACCAACGGCCGGTTAAAACTGAGGACCTTTTCCAACGGTAGTGGAGAACTGATATTCTATAAACGACCAGACGAATCGGGACCAAAGGAGTGCTTTTATCTGATCTCCAAAACACCCGAACCGGAAACATTGCGGAAAACGCTCGATCTGGCTTATGGTCCAGTCGGCCGTGTTCAAAAACGTCGCATGTTGTATTTTATCGGTAGAACAAGGATTCATTTAGACCGTGTTGAAGGACTGGGCGATTTTCTTGAACTTGAAGTAGTGCTTGCCGACGGCGAGTCTTCCAAAGATGGCGTTGACGAAGCCAAAGCCATTGTATGCCGACTCGGAGTCAACGACTCACAACTGATTGAAGGCGCTTATGTTGATTTGCTGCAACAACATGGCGCACCATAA
- a CDS encoding GNAT family N-acetyltransferase yields the protein MENSFTISTDKSKLDIEVVHDYLCNRSYWGKGRTIETIRKSIDNSLCFGMYDKAANFVGFARVVTDYAVFAYLMDLFVLEPYRNRGLGKMLVDHIVNNDLFNDILLCWRLDTLDAHELYRKYGFQEPAHPERIMERR from the coding sequence ATGGAAAACAGTTTCACAATATCCACGGATAAAAGCAAATTAGATATCGAAGTTGTCCATGACTATCTGTGCAACAGGTCCTATTGGGGCAAAGGAAGAACAATTGAAACCATACGGAAAAGCATCGACAACTCTTTATGCTTTGGGATGTACGATAAAGCTGCCAATTTTGTTGGGTTTGCGAGAGTCGTGACGGATTATGCAGTTTTTGCCTATTTGATGGACCTCTTTGTTTTAGAGCCTTACAGAAATAGAGGACTTGGAAAAATGCTGGTGGACCATATCGTGAACAACGATCTTTTTAATGATATCCTTCTTTGTTGGCGTCTCGACACATTGGATGCACATGAACTCTATCGAAAGTATGGTTTTCAAGAGCCTGCACATCCTGAAAGAATTATGGAAAGACGATAA
- a CDS encoding DUF2059 domain-containing protein translates to MSTKSEKTGSRKSGGSLIAALMLICVMVTSTLVAQNVARANVIQVKYTGYKPTGVFETELRYFYEVSGVRSYLENMEKQLLEQFKKTLLSQYPDDRKQVDKMIDILSEESLSLDDVIKAYMPVYKKYYTIEELQELNKFYSTDLMQSMVKKNPSIAQELAPIQMELLTDHAEKLKKRLTQALE, encoded by the coding sequence ATGTCGACAAAATCAGAAAAAACCGGATCACGAAAAAGCGGCGGATCACTGATAGCCGCCCTTATGCTTATCTGCGTTATGGTAACCAGCACATTAGTGGCGCAAAACGTTGCCCGGGCAAATGTAATTCAGGTAAAGTATACAGGCTATAAACCAACCGGTGTTTTTGAAACAGAGTTACGATACTTCTACGAAGTCTCCGGGGTACGCTCATACCTGGAGAATATGGAGAAACAACTCTTGGAACAATTCAAAAAAACGCTTCTCTCACAATATCCTGACGACAGGAAACAGGTCGATAAAATGATCGATATTTTGTCGGAAGAATCTTTATCACTCGACGATGTGATAAAAGCTTATATGCCGGTCTATAAAAAATACTATACCATAGAAGAACTACAGGAACTGAACAAGTTCTATTCAACTGATCTGATGCAGAGCATGGTAAAGAAAAACCCATCGATCGCTCAAGAACTTGCACCGATTCAGATGGAGCTGCTCACAGATCACGCTGAGAAGCTGAAAAAACGCTTAACCCAAGCTCTTGAATAA
- a CDS encoding class I SAM-dependent methyltransferase — protein MFDELAKINARPLPFQYYTADELWTDEHTSKKMLEYHLNDAIDLSSRKRTFVDRSVQWIVSHFGVGSGSNVADFGCGPGLYTTRFAESGSSVTGIDFSERSIQHAKETAHQKELNINYVQQNYLEYETEERYDLITLIFCDFCALSPSQRRMLLSKFFTFLSPGGSVLLDVHSLNIFDSRQEVATYEYNQLDHFWSSDDYYGFLNTFKYQEEKVTLDKYTIIEKARTRVVYNWLQYFSRESLREEFEECGFRIEELYSDVAGSAFCPESPDIAVVARKK, from the coding sequence ATGTTTGATGAACTGGCAAAAATCAACGCCCGCCCTTTACCTTTTCAGTACTATACAGCAGATGAACTGTGGACCGATGAGCACACCTCAAAAAAGATGCTCGAGTATCACTTGAACGATGCAATTGATCTGTCGTCCCGAAAAAGAACTTTCGTTGATCGATCGGTGCAGTGGATAGTGTCTCATTTCGGGGTGGGCTCAGGTTCAAATGTTGCTGATTTTGGGTGTGGTCCGGGCCTGTATACAACGCGGTTTGCAGAAAGTGGTTCCTCTGTTACCGGAATCGATTTTTCTGAAAGATCTATACAACATGCGAAAGAGACCGCTCATCAAAAAGAACTGAACATCAACTATGTTCAACAAAACTATTTGGAGTATGAGACGGAGGAAAGGTATGATCTCATTACATTGATATTTTGCGATTTTTGTGCATTGAGCCCTTCACAAAGAAGGATGCTCCTTTCCAAATTTTTCACATTTTTGAGCCCTGGCGGATCAGTTCTTCTGGATGTTCATTCATTGAACATATTCGACAGCAGACAGGAAGTTGCGACGTACGAGTACAACCAACTCGATCATTTTTGGTCTTCTGATGATTATTACGGGTTCCTGAACACATTCAAGTATCAGGAAGAAAAAGTAACTCTCGATAAATACACGATAATTGAAAAGGCAAGAACTCGTGTTGTCTATAACTGGCTGCAATATTTCAGCCGGGAATCACTCAGAGAGGAGTTTGAAGAGTGTGGATTCAGGATTGAAGAGCTATACTCTGATGTTGCAGGCTCGGCTTTTTGCCCTGAATCTCCCGACATTGCGGTTGTGGCGAGAAAGAAGTGA
- a CDS encoding helix-turn-helix domain-containing protein, whose protein sequence is MKQGDKPERAVVKLADAVGISVPYLSQLEAGKRKGSLEVYSAIARVLGMTFDDIA, encoded by the coding sequence ATCAAACAGGGGGATAAACCCGAACGGGCGGTTGTAAAACTTGCAGATGCCGTGGGAATAAGTGTCCCTTATCTCTCGCAACTCGAAGCCGGCAAGAGAAAGGGTTCGCTTGAGGTTTACTCCGCGATTGCTCGCGTCCTTGGGATGACGTTCGATGATATTGCGTAA
- a CDS encoding GNAT family N-acetyltransferase encodes MMVIEKAVGPDAELLRSAAVSAFLDDKRYRPAARGFEGPPGHDSIEAHTRWIDMHDYFKCVVDGIIVGGCIVRSHTDYCELFGIFLHESCMGKGIGSTLLHEVMKLYPKDTQWLLETPDYAVRNHRFYERNGFIRAGKSKPDPGSGYGFITYRYKRDSNCH; translated from the coding sequence ATGATGGTGATTGAGAAAGCTGTAGGGCCGGATGCAGAGCTTTTGCGATCGGCGGCGGTATCTGCATTCCTCGACGATAAGAGGTATAGGCCGGCAGCTCGGGGTTTCGAGGGTCCTCCGGGGCACGACAGTATCGAGGCTCATACTCGCTGGATTGATATGCATGACTATTTCAAATGCGTTGTTGACGGTATCATCGTCGGCGGTTGCATCGTCAGGAGCCATACGGATTATTGCGAACTTTTCGGGATTTTTCTTCACGAAAGCTGTATGGGAAAGGGAATCGGCAGTACACTGTTACATGAGGTGATGAAGCTGTATCCGAAAGATACACAGTGGTTACTTGAAACGCCGGATTATGCGGTGAGGAACCACAGGTTCTACGAGCGTAACGGGTTCATCAGAGCTGGGAAATCAAAGCCGGATCCAGGTTCGGGTTATGGTTTCATTACCTATAGATACAAGCGAGATTCGAATTGCCATTGA
- a CDS encoding SDR family oxidoreductase, with protein MVGEADRTVLITGGSSGIGFEMAKQMVAQQATVIICGRSQEKLDRAKSEEPQLITIQCDITEQHEREVMCDRISREFDGLNMLMNNAGIVKRYQFAKEGELETKLFDEWRTNFIAPVLLTRRLLPILVKNKGSVVNVTSGLVYVPLSIQSNYCATKAALHSMTQSMRVELSKLGIKVVEIFYPAVDTPFQEGQAPVTAMSASEAAAIALKELNKGKEEIRVKMAAYLFILGRLFPKQIVPLFNKLNARDAREYNHGN; from the coding sequence ATGGTTGGTGAGGCAGACAGGACGGTTTTAATTACCGGAGGAAGTTCTGGTATTGGTTTTGAAATGGCGAAACAGATGGTTGCACAACAGGCAACCGTGATTATCTGCGGCCGTTCGCAGGAAAAGCTGGATAGGGCGAAAAGTGAGGAGCCCCAGTTGATAACCATTCAGTGTGACATCACCGAACAGCATGAGCGTGAAGTAATGTGCGACAGGATTTCTCGGGAGTTCGATGGCCTGAATATGCTGATGAACAATGCTGGAATCGTGAAACGTTATCAATTCGCCAAAGAGGGAGAGCTGGAGACAAAACTTTTTGATGAGTGGCGAACGAATTTCATAGCGCCGGTTTTGCTAACCCGTCGGTTATTGCCGATTCTTGTCAAGAACAAGGGCTCCGTAGTCAATGTCACTTCTGGTTTGGTTTATGTTCCTCTATCCATTCAGTCTAATTACTGTGCAACCAAAGCAGCCTTGCATTCGATGACGCAGAGCATGAGGGTAGAATTATCAAAACTGGGTATCAAAGTCGTTGAAATTTTCTATCCAGCAGTCGATACCCCGTTTCAGGAAGGACAAGCCCCTGTGACCGCCATGAGTGCGAGTGAGGCGGCTGCCATTGCCTTGAAAGAGCTCAATAAGGGAAAGGAGGAGATCCGTGTGAAAATGGCCGCTTATTTGTTCATCCTCGGACGGTTGTTTCCAAAACAAATCGTCCCTCTGTTCAATAAACTCAACGCAAGAGATGCTCGAGAATACAATCATGGGAATTAA
- a CDS encoding Crp/Fnr family transcriptional regulator encodes MESQNRSGALNREKAKELFAATSKTISDISDELIQNLFEKSNLVHFEQGELFQRAGEFPKYLGFNLNGLFRLYYIDNEGHDLTKGFSDRGSFVVSYSALVQKRPSHFFIEALVDTDILQFDWSELMEMLENDLRWYPFVFKLVENVYIVKEMRERSFLIDDATTRYLNCKREYPNLESKVKQYHIASFIGITPQALSRIRKKLKLT; translated from the coding sequence ATGGAATCACAAAACCGATCGGGTGCATTGAACAGAGAAAAAGCGAAAGAGCTATTTGCTGCAACGTCGAAAACGATATCGGATATATCTGATGAGCTGATACAAAACCTGTTTGAAAAATCTAACCTTGTACATTTTGAACAGGGTGAATTGTTTCAGCGAGCGGGGGAGTTCCCCAAATACCTGGGCTTCAACCTCAATGGTCTGTTTCGGCTGTATTATATCGATAACGAAGGTCACGATTTGACGAAGGGATTTTCCGATAGAGGGTCGTTTGTTGTCTCTTATAGTGCGTTGGTACAAAAACGCCCTTCACACTTTTTCATCGAAGCTCTCGTTGATACCGATATTCTTCAATTCGATTGGAGCGAATTGATGGAGATGCTGGAGAATGATCTTCGATGGTATCCATTTGTTTTCAAGCTTGTAGAGAATGTCTATATAGTGAAGGAAATGCGGGAACGGTCATTTTTGATCGATGATGCTACAACACGGTATCTGAATTGTAAGCGTGAATACCCGAACCTCGAGAGTAAGGTCAAGCAGTATCATATCGCGTCCTTTATCGGTATAACACCGCAGGCACTCAGCCGCATAAGAAAAAAACTGAAATTAACCTGA
- a CDS encoding lysozyme inhibitor LprI family protein, which yields MNKIWLPVLIVLGFAVPVMMQCATAQTQTELSEQTCAESQEADKELDQVYRQVMKAHKGEKRFTAALKKAQQAWVSFRDLHLVSLYPAENKQMEYGSIYPMCYCLEKTRLTRERIAQLRQWLEGMPEGDPCTGSRRGVKNVR from the coding sequence ATGAACAAAATCTGGTTACCCGTTTTGATTGTCCTGGGTTTTGCTGTGCCGGTTATGATGCAATGTGCTACAGCCCAGACACAAACTGAGCTCAGTGAACAAACCTGTGCTGAATCTCAAGAGGCCGACAAGGAACTCGATCAGGTCTATCGACAAGTGATGAAAGCACACAAAGGCGAAAAGCGTTTTACCGCAGCTTTGAAAAAAGCACAACAGGCTTGGGTTTCTTTCCGGGATCTTCATTTGGTGTCGCTCTATCCCGCCGAGAACAAACAGATGGAATATGGGAGCATCTATCCCATGTGCTATTGTCTGGAGAAAACCAGGCTGACCAGGGAAAGAATCGCCCAACTGCGTCAATGGCTGGAGGGTATGCCTGAGGGTGACCCTTGCACCGGGAGCAGAAGGGGCGTGAAGAACGTTCGATAA